A genomic region of Scomber japonicus isolate fScoJap1 chromosome 5, fScoJap1.pri, whole genome shotgun sequence contains the following coding sequences:
- the kitlga gene encoding kit ligand a, with protein sequence MKKSKIWIRVCVHLLLFITFGVHSSKFDVNPVTDDISRLSVLRQNIPKDYKIPVHYIPKEEGGMCWVKLNVFYLEESLQELAHKFGNISSNRKDISIFIQMLQELRINMESVEPIMYDFECHYREERWQTSRYFDFVKDFLITAQHREDSDDCDPPPCPTTPFTVKTETSFKESPTFNSDTTECDLPGCKTHKAERLLPELVERSLLSLLFIPLLALVFLLVWKVRSRRNEEDLQQNPGEVGLFTGTEGTAPPLDAEISEKNKLNVIEIV encoded by the exons ATTTGGATACGCGTCTGTGTCCATTTACTACTGTTCATCACGTTTGGGGTACATTCAAGTAAATTTGACGTCAACCCAGTAACAGATGACATCTCTAGACTCTCTGTTTTG agACAAAATATTCCTAAAGATTACAAAATTCCTGTACATTACATTCCAAAAGAGGAG ggTGGGATGTGTTGGGTCAAATTAAATGTCTTCTACTTGGAGGAGAGTTTACAAGAATTAGCACATAAGTTTGGAAACATTTCATCCAACAGAAAAGATATTAGCATATTCATCCAAATGCTCCAAGAACTACGGATCAACATGGAGTCTGTG GAGCCGATCATGTACGATTTTGAGTGCCACTACAGGGAAGAGAGGTGGCAGACATCGCGATACTTTGACTTTGTTAAAGACTTCCTTATAACTGCACAGCATAGAGAAGATTCGGATGACTGTGATCCTCCACCATGTCCCACCACACCAttcacagtaaaaacagaaacatcttTTAAAG aATCACCCACATTCAACAGTGACACAACAGAGTGTGATTTGCCCGGCTGCAAAACAC atAAAGCAGAAAGGCTCCTGCCCGAGTTGGTGGAGCGAAGCCTTCTCTCCCTACTGTTCATTCCACTCCTAGCCCTCGTATTCCTGCTTGTGTGGAAG GTCCGGTCACGAAGGAATGAGGAGGATCTTCAACAGAATCCTGGAGAAGTTGGACTCTTCACAGGAACAGAAGGGACTGCACCTCCACTAGATGCTGAAATATCAGAAAA AAACAAGTTGAACGTCATTGAAATAGTGTAA